The sequence ACGGCTCCGGCGTGCTCGCCGTCCTCACCACCGCGCTCTTCCTCTCCGAGTACGCACTCGACGCCGACGACGTCCTCGGGCGGATCACCGGGCAGACCTTCTGGCAGGTCGTCGACACCCTCGTCACCGGGATCGCCTTCGGGCTCATCGGCCTCGAACTGCACACCGTCTTCGGCACGGCGGGCGACCGGGTCTGGGAGATGATCGGCTGGGGCCTGCTCGTGGCGGCCGTCGTCATCGGCGTGCGGTTCCTGTGGCTGCTGCCCGCGAGCTGGCTGGCGCAGCGGCTGCACAAGAAACGCGACGTCGCCGAGGACATCCCGACGAGCTGGCGCGAGACCGTCGTCATGTGGTGGGCGGGGATGCGGGGTGTGGCCTCGGTCGCCCTGGCCCTCGCCATCCCGCTCACGACGGACGCGGGCGACGCCTTCCCCGGGCGGGACGAACTCGTCTTCATCGCCTTCTGCGTCATCATGGTCACCCTCGTCTTCCAGGGGCTCACGCTGCCGTGGCTCGTGCGGAAGCTCGGGGTACGGGCCGATACGGACGCCGAGCGGAAGATCGAGCACGACCTCGCCATCCGCGCGGCGAAGGCGGCCCGGCGCAGGCTCCACGAGATCGAGGGCGTCCAGGACCTGCCCGACGACGTCATCGAACGCCTCCAGCGCGGTGCCTTCGACATCGGGGCGCGGATCAGCCCGGAGATCATGGACGACGAGCGGCGCGAGCACCTGGCGCAGCGTGTGGCGCGCGTGAAGGCGTTCAGGAAGGTGCAGAAGGAGATGATGTCGGCGGCGCGGCATGCGGTGCTTTCGGCTCGGAGCGAGCCGGGGGCGGATCCGGAGATCGTGGACCGGGTGTTGCGGCAGCTTGACGTGCGGTCTTTGCACTGACGGGAGTTGCCTGGCCCGGGCCGGGGGGTCGGCCTCACGGGGCTCCGCCCCGGGCCCCGCTCCTCAAACGCCGGAGGGGCTGAGTTATGGGGCGCTGCCCCATGCCCCGCTCCTCAAGCGCCGGAGGGGCTGGGTTGTGGGGTGTTGGCCCGTGTCCTGCTCCTCAAGCGCCGGGGGGGGCTGGGTTGTGGGGTGTTGGCCCGTGTCCTGTTCCTCGAGCGCCGGAGGGGCTGGATTTGGGGGGCTTGGCGGGGCGGGATTGGATCGGGGGGAGGGCTGTTTTGGGGAGTCACTGGCGGTAAAGTCTCAACTCCACGTTGTCCAAAGGGGGTTGGGCATGGTGAGACGGGGGTCGGACGGGCTGGTCCTGTGCCGGAGGCCGCAGCGTGCGCGGGTTCGGGCGAGTTTGGGGGTTCAGGCCAGGATCGAGGGGCTGGTCCGCGACTTCCGCGGGGGTGAACCGCTCGTCCCGATGTTCGTGCTGCACGCCGAGGAGAGCGCCGGGGACGAGCGGGCGAACCGGATTCTCGACGACGTGCTGGCGGTGCAGGTCGATCACGGGGCCCGCTGCGCCGTGCTCGATCCGCGCGCGCCGGGTCCCGAGCAGCCCCTCGGGCCCGGCGGGGACCGGGCCCGCGCCGCGCTGCTGCTCCAGGGCGTCGACACGCCCCGGGCCTGGGGCGACTCGGAGTGGCCCCGGATGCCCGGGGTCCCGTACCGCCGCTACCGCTTTCCGCGGCTGCGGCTCGTGCACGCCATCGCCGACGCGGTGCGCGAGGTCGACCAGCAGGGCGAGGCGCGCGTCGACCCGGCCGCCGAGCGGCGCGCGCTCGTCGAGCAACTCGCCCGCCAGCGCTGGCGGCCCCGCGCCGCGCACCGCCGCAACGCGCTCGGCGAACGCCTCAGCGAGGCCGGTACCGCGGGACTCCTCGCGGCGGTGCTCGCCGTGCTCACCGCGCTGCTCCCGCTCTTCGAGGCGCCCATCGCCTTCTCGGTGGCCTGCGGCTTCCTCCTGCTCCTCGCCGTGCTCTACTTCGTGCCCGTGGGGCGTGCCCCGCTGCTGCTGTGGATGCGCAGGGAGAGCCGCTGGTTCCTCACCACGACCTTCCTGCTGCCCGTGCAGGGCCGCCAGTCCTACGAGGCAGGGCTGCTGCACCCCTTCCGGTCCTGGCGTTCCGTCACCGAGCGGGCCGCCGACGTCGCGGGCTCGCTGCGCGACGGGGGCAACGCGCAGCTCCAGCTCCACGTGCTCGCGCTCCTGGAGGACCTGCGCGACGCGCACCGGCGCTGGAGCTGGGACCTGCGCGGCTTCAAACGGCTGCGGCCCCCCGTGCTCTTCCTGCGCCGCGCCGACGCGGGCGACGGCGGGATCGCGCTGCTCCAGGCGATCAGCGACGTACGGACCGTGCGGAGCGAACTCGACCCGCTGCTCGTCGTCGCCTCGGTGGACGCGGCCGACGTCGAGGGGCTGGACGAGCGCCGCGCACCGGACCCGGTGGAGCGCCCGGCCCCGTACGACTTCGCGGACCGCCTGGCCCGGCTGCACGAGGACTGGGAGGGCGCGCTGCGGGCCCGGCAGTCGCCCAGCTCCTCCGGCACCGTGCCGTGGGCGCTGCGGATCGCCGTGCCCGCGGCGGAGCTGGAACCGCCGGTCCAGCAGGTGCGCTGGTGCGAACGCGCTGCCGCGCGGCCGAGGGCGGCGCGGGTGCTGTGGTCGGCGTGGGCGGGGATCGTGGTCCTCGGCGTCGCGGCGGGGCTGCTCATCTCGTACCAGGCGGACCTGGCGGACACGTACTGCCGCACCGGGCTGTTCAGCGCCGACCGGGACACCGAGCTGGTGGGCTCGGGCGCGACGCGGGAGTGCGTCGGGCTGTCCACGGGGGCCGTGCGGTTCGGGGCCGGACTGCCCCCGGCGAAGAAGGGCGACACACCGCCCTGGCGGCTGGAGGACGTCGAGAAGCGCATCGCCGACGCGAACGCCAAGGCCGGCGCACACGCCTTCACGGTCGTCTACGCGGGCCCGCTGAGCACTGCCGACGGGGACAACTCCTCGCCGGTCAAGGGCGCGGAGGAACTGGCGGGCGTGGCGCTCGCGCAGCACCGCTTCAACGCCGACGAGGGCAAGACGAAGATGCGGGTCCTCGTCGCCAACGGCGGCGTGGACATGGGCCACCAGACGGAGATGGCGCGCCGGATCGTCGCCTACGCGCGCCGGGACCCGAGCGTCGTCGGCGTCGTCGGGCTCGGCAGGAACACGACGGACACCGGGGAGGCGGTGGGCATCCTGCGCGACGCGCAACTGCCGGTGGTCTCGGGCACCAACTCCTCGGAGTCCCTTCCCGGTGCGTACCGCAACTGGTACTCGCTCGCCGCGAACGACGACTGGCAGGCCCGCAAGCTCGCCGTCATCGCCCGGCAGCTCGCCGGGCGGGAGGACCGGGCGGGCCGGGACACCCGCACCACCGTGCTGCTGACCCGGTCCGGGCCGGGCACGAAGGACCAGTACACGAAGGACCAGGCGGACGCTTTCAGGAAGCACCTCACGGGCGGCGACACGGGACTCGACAAGCCGTCGCGGGAACTCACCTACCAGGTCAGCGGCGGCAAACCGGCCGCCTCTGTCGTGGACACCGCCTGCAAGGTCGGGGACGAACGGGACCCGCTCGTCGTGCTCGTCGCGGGGCGCGCCGAGGACCTGCCGCCGCTCACCCGCAGGTTCGGCACCGTGTGCGCCGGGCGCGACATCTCGGTCATCACCGGGGACGACGTCTCCAAGGCGCACTTCCCGCAGGAGTCGCTGCCCGCCAACGTCACGATCTACCACAGCACGCTCGTCGACCCCTGGGCGTGGTACGACGCGGCCTTCTACGAGGAGGCGCAGAGTTTCCTGCCCGGCATACCGGAGGGCATCGGCCCGGGGGACGACGCGCTCGCCAGCGGGCAGACGGCGCTCGCCCACGACGCGACCTGGGCGCTCGCGGAGGCGGCGGACAAGGCGGAGGGCCGCGGCCCCGCCGAGACCTGGTTCTGGCTCGCCAAGGGCGAGGACACGATCACGAAAGCCACCGGCGACATCGGCTTCGCCCACTACCCGCAGGCCGAGGGGCACGGGGCCCAGTCGATGGCCATGTGGCGCGTGTCCCGCAGCCCGAAGGACGGCAAGCTCGAATCCGTGCTCCTGTGCGGCATCAAGGCGGGCCACGAGGACTGGATGCCGGACGCCGGGGACTGCCCGATCGACAAGACGGCGGAGCAGGCGGAGAAGGACCGCGGGGGACGGTGAGGGGCGGGGCGGGGCACGCGTGAGGGCCGCGCGGGCCGCCCCCGGCCACGGATCGCGAAGCCGCCCCCCGGCCACGGATCGCCAAGCCGCCCCCCGGCCACGGATCGCGAAGCCCCCGCCCCCGAGCCGCTCCCGCTCTCCCCGACCGCTGCCGCTGCCGCTGCCGCTACCGCTTCCGCCCCGCCCCCGGCCGCACGTCGTGGCGGCGCGGGTCGGGTGCGTGGACGCGGTCGTGCGGGCCCCGGCCGCGGTGGCCGTCGAGGTGCGCGCCCGCGTCCGCCGCCTCCGCGCGGCGGACGGCGGGTTCCGTCTCCTCCCCGTCCTCCGCGCGCGGGTCCTCGTCCGGCGGGAGGTCGTGGCCGTCCTCGCGCAGCGGGTAGTCCGCCGCGTTGTTGCTGTGCACCTCGGAGGGGCGCGGCTGGGTGTCCTTGCGGAGGCTCGGCGTGGGGGCGCTGTCCGGGGGCTCGGCGGCCGGGACCGTGGCGACGCTCGGCAGGGCGTACGGGTGGTGGGCGCTGAGCCAGGCAATGAGCCGCTCGCGGACCACGACCCGTACCGTCCAGATGTCGTCCGCGTCCTTCGCGGTGACCACGGCCCGCACCTCGATCGTCGTCGGCGTCGTGTCCGTCACGGCGAGACTCCAGTCGCGGCCGTCCCAGGCCGGGCAGTCGGCGAGGACGCGCCGCAGCTCCTCGCGCATGAGCGGGACGGGGGCCGAGTGGTCGAGCTGGAAGAAGACGGTGCCGGACATCTGCGCGCCGCCGCGCGACCAGTTCTCGAAGGGCCGCGAGGTGAAGTACGAGACGGGCATCGTGATGCGCCGCTCGTCCCACGTGCGCACCGCGAGGAACGTCAGCGTGACCTCCTCGACGACGCCCCACTCGCCGTCCACGACCACGGTGTCCCCGATCCGGACCATGTCGCCGAAGGCGATCTGGAAACCGGAGAAGAGGTTGCCGAGGGTCGACTGCGCGGCGACACCCGCGACGATCCCGATGATCCCCGCGGAGGCGAGCACCGACTTCCCCGCCGTCCGCAGGTCGGGGAAGGTCATGAGCATCGAGGCGACCGCGATGACGATGACGAGGGCCGTGACGATCCGCATGATGAGCGTCATCTGCGTACGGACCCTGCGCACCCGCGCCGCGTCGTGCGTCATCGCCGCGTACCGCGCGTAGGAGGACTCCAGGACCGTCGAGACGACCCGGACCAGGAGCCACGCCGTCGCCCCGATGAGGACGAGGGTCAGGATCAGGCCGATCGCGCCGTCGAAGCGCTCCACCACGTTCCAGGTGATCTCCCGGTAGCTGCCGCGCAGGAGCGCCGCGAGCAGCAGCACCTGCCAGGGCACCCGGCACTCGCGGAGCTTCTCCCACAGCGGGGTCTCGTTGTGCCGTACCGCCGCGCGCGCGAGGAGCCGGTCCGAGCTCCAGCCGAGCACCAGCGTGAGCAGGACGGAACCGCCGATCACGAGGACGGGGCGCAGGATCTCTTCCATGGGTGTCAAAGGTCTCCGGGTCTCGGTCGGCCCCCGGGGCCTGGCGCGTCCGGGTCGGGGGCGCTGGCAGGATGGCCGGTATGGACATCCTGCTTTTTCACTCCGCCTACGGACTGCGACCGGCCGTGCACGAGGCGGCCGACCGGCTGCGGGCGGCCGGACACCAGGTGCGCGTGCCCGACCTGTACGAGGGGCAAACGGCGGGGACGGAGGAGGAGGCCGCCGAGCTGCGCGAGTCGATCGGCAACGACCGCCTGCTGACCAGGGCCGTCAAGGCCGCCGCGCCCTTCAGTGACAAAGGACTCGTCTACGCCGGGTTCTCCCTCGGCGCCGCTCTCGCGCAGAACCTCGCGCTCGGTGACGAGAACGCGCGCGGCCTGCTCCTCCTCCACGGCACCTCGGACCTGCGCGAGGACGCGGCCGTCGACGACCTCCCCGTACAACTGCACGTCGCCGACCCCGACCCGGCCGAGACGCACGAGTGGCTGAGCCTGTGGTACCCGCAG comes from Streptomyces sp. Tu6071 and encodes:
- a CDS encoding Na+/H+ antiporter encodes the protein MDQLALLILLLLGAVLTVPLGDKLGLPAPVLMTLLGVVLALLPFVPNVSIPPEFILPLVLPPLLYAAVQRTSWRQFAANRRPIFLLAVALVFVTTAAVAAVASAIVPGLPLAAAVALGALVAPPDPVAATAVAGSLGLPRRLVSILEGEGLFNDVTAIVLYHVAIGAAVGGSFSLPSAVGLFFLSAAVAVAVGLALGWLTSKLLDFLGDATLQTGLTLLVPFVSYVLAEELHGSGVLAVLTTALFLSEYALDADDVLGRITGQTFWQVVDTLVTGIAFGLIGLELHTVFGTAGDRVWEMIGWGLLVAAVVIGVRFLWLLPASWLAQRLHKKRDVAEDIPTSWRETVVMWWAGMRGVASVALALAIPLTTDAGDAFPGRDELVFIAFCVIMVTLVFQGLTLPWLVRKLGVRADTDAERKIEHDLAIRAAKAARRRLHEIEGVQDLPDDVIERLQRGAFDIGARISPEIMDDERREHLAQRVARVKAFRKVQKEMMSAARHAVLSARSEPGADPEIVDRVLRQLDVRSLH
- a CDS encoding mechanosensitive ion channel family protein, whose protein sequence is MEEILRPVLVIGGSVLLTLVLGWSSDRLLARAAVRHNETPLWEKLRECRVPWQVLLLAALLRGSYREITWNVVERFDGAIGLILTLVLIGATAWLLVRVVSTVLESSYARYAAMTHDAARVRRVRTQMTLIMRIVTALVIVIAVASMLMTFPDLRTAGKSVLASAGIIGIVAGVAAQSTLGNLFSGFQIAFGDMVRIGDTVVVDGEWGVVEEVTLTFLAVRTWDERRITMPVSYFTSRPFENWSRGGAQMSGTVFFQLDHSAPVPLMREELRRVLADCPAWDGRDWSLAVTDTTPTTIEVRAVVTAKDADDIWTVRVVVRERLIAWLSAHHPYALPSVATVPAAEPPDSAPTPSLRKDTQPRPSEVHSNNAADYPLREDGHDLPPDEDPRAEDGEETEPAVRRAEAADAGAHLDGHRGRGPHDRVHAPDPRRHDVRPGAGRKR
- a CDS encoding dienelactone hydrolase family protein, with translation MDILLFHSAYGLRPAVHEAADRLRAAGHQVRVPDLYEGQTAGTEEEAAELRESIGNDRLLTRAVKAAAPFSDKGLVYAGFSLGAALAQNLALGDENARGLLLLHGTSDLREDAAVDDLPVQLHVADPDPAETHEWLSLWYPQMRRAGADVEIYRYPGAGHLFTDPALPDYDAEAAEQAWRTALGFLDSL